In the genome of Streptosporangium lutulentum, one region contains:
- a CDS encoding zeta toxin family protein: protein MRIGSQDLRERRVDVVIETTMQNPAFFADSVAQYRSEGYRPEVAFLAVPQALSRQGILHRYHEQVRDHGHGRLTVPEKHETSYSGILTSAELIDAGRLADTVVVFRRGNTLLYANHVGPDGQRGAPPRTRQAIEAERLRPWAETEVQEFEAVQQRLRTQMDPGHGLER, encoded by the coding sequence GTGCGCATCGGCAGTCAAGATCTACGCGAACGGCGGGTCGACGTGGTCATTGAGACCACGATGCAAAATCCCGCGTTCTTCGCCGACAGCGTCGCGCAGTACCGGAGCGAGGGATATCGGCCAGAGGTCGCGTTCCTCGCGGTGCCACAGGCCCTCAGCCGTCAAGGAATTTTGCATCGTTACCACGAGCAGGTTCGCGATCACGGCCACGGGCGCCTAACCGTGCCGGAAAAACACGAGACGTCCTACAGCGGCATCCTGACATCGGCCGAGCTGATCGACGCCGGGCGTCTGGCAGACACGGTGGTGGTATTTCGCCGGGGAAACACGCTGCTGTATGCCAACCATGTGGGCCCGGACGGACAGCGGGGAGCGCCACCGCGGACGCGTCAAGCGATCGAAGCCGAGCGGCTGCGGCCCTGGGCTGAGACAGAAGTACAGGAGTTCGAGGCGGTCCAACAGCGTCTGCGCACGCAGATGGACCCGGGCCATGGACTCGAACGCTGA